Proteins co-encoded in one Setaria viridis chromosome 9, Setaria_viridis_v4.0, whole genome shotgun sequence genomic window:
- the LOC117838795 gene encoding BRCT domain-containing protein At4g02110 isoform X3, with protein MDSSGTDYDIGDEHLFDGVRFFLVGFESDVESQYRSEMEVRGGADAGSLGNGCTHVVVSNLFYDDPTCVAARAEGKKVVIDQWVEDSLDRGVLADVDRVIYWPVRHSNGIPGAQSLLICLTGYQRNYREYIMKMVSLMGARFSKSLIANVVTHLICYKFEGEKYEVAKKVNIKLVNHQWLEDCLKAWEILPVDDYSKSSWELELMEAQANDSEHEAEAAGPRSLSNRSSVRCTLNSKNCKETFVKYDVDARKRSPVIPSGNKEVVVGRNLNSPDHILKTEDADSKTRDITGQSSASSMVPVSAKADVFARIQSPLGHIMNAEDADSKRHDIRGQGSPNSSLLAVSAKVDGLSPIQTSLGLSQKRDNSVVRNNNSPNLQEAERKHVGARTQDFASGVLGTPSSSKMTAFSNHHLDTLNKAPGILKGHTDHVSGKSSASQDHIDVTKVPLSSPLRGNQSVDELDSSKVDRWQRHEKCAPSGIHITAAGRSNTDDKLTDHESNPKSGGDSKFNSIKNTSNSKKASRKSLLPEVHSVNHMQSPKRVEDSTLRADSNISSLEMGHQKVFENADDQSKKGNENIKCVDGLNGAYAQKRKILVSPASLNLQKEDLVSETGPLDSPFASWLSDASDAEANAVNFGKQQFSLSTSRQRRSRKTSLKHGGLINGIKLPESSSSDKNVKSSLKARMSLKAMVENKCTRTPSPAVQDGKTSFSFQNKDGEDTQGSGNAVNQDCLHEIGNLRTKDQAHDKSVHNSSNSHVVSSSGNVGTKVTDPLKVNDYEEPVVSNSELERVVSDANVKDKEDAKRLQDTSSNVQGETSYSKKVATPERRNAGAKRPRSASIEAEGSAINSGKKVVTESWPAEVIPHENADPASKNGCTMASAAELKTNPSKKALICRVTDTVAKRTRNACAKTDDTQVASSLEFSKVISQENIEANPKKFFDTGNADEQQRNSPKKIPNTRVRNTAAKRSRKSDINTSNEPLVDKTGTVATGSLFDDLFPSDNEDYPKKLSSCASASDCGTLSSKTVSNGRTRNAVAKRKMKTVEDKSGSKCGKVGSVIASVAEAVSSKRTEEISCNSNKITTDQDSDKSNKDVIKDASGLFCQDSGTVDKQGGSYNFNLRSSKRNKALTSDHEKENRLDHSNLNSISNRTSSLQSKFDAKSIEKSTRVLSDSEHQGVKVSESGTLIVSEPALFILSGNREQRRDCRSILRRLKGRVCRDSHHWSYQATHFIAPDPLRRTEKFFAAAAAGRWILKKEYLTSCTEAGKFVDEEPFEWFGSGLNDGETISLDAPRKWRNIRQQMGHGAFYGMQIVVYGQLILPTLDTVKRAVKAGDGTILATSPPYSRFLDSGFDFAVVSASLPRADAWVQEFIRHGIPCVSADYLVDYVCKPGHPLDRHVLFKTNDLANKSLEKLMKNQQEMATDMEQSEDEEDDPEDLSCSACGCKDRGEVMLICGDEDGETGCGIGMHIDCCDPPLDAVPDDDWLCPKCAVLKAKRKPTRGTERKARGSRRR; from the exons ATGGATTCCTCCGGCACAGACTACGACATCGGCGACGAGCACCTGTTTGACGGCGTCCGCTTCTTCCTCGTCGGGTTCGAGAGCGACGTCGAGTCCCAG TACCGGTCTGAGATGGaggtgcgcggcggcgccgacgccgggtCATTGGGCAATGGGTGCACGCACGTAGTCGTGTCGAACCTCTTCTAC GATGACCCAACGTGCGTGGCCGCGCGGGCAGAAGGGAAAAAAGTCGTCATCGATCAGTGGGTGGAGGATAGCTTGGATCGCGGGGTGCTTGCTGATGTTGATAGG GTTATCTATTGGCCGGTGAGACATTCGAATGGAATACCTGGTGCACAATCACTGCTCATTTGCTTGACAGGTTACCAAAGAAACTATCGCGAATACATAATG AAAATGGTTTCTTTGATGGGAGCACGATTCTCCAAGTCTTTGATAGCAAATGTTGTGACTCACCTTATTTGCTATAAATTTGAAG GCGAGAAGTATGAGGTTGCGAAAAAGGTGAACATCAAACTTGTGAATCACCAGTGGTTGGAAGACTG CTTAAAGGCATGGGAAATTCTCCCAGTCGATGATTATAGCAAAAG TAGCTGGGAGCTAGAATTAATGGAGGCACAAGCTAATGACTCTGAACATGAAGCAGAAGCTGCAGGTCCAAGGTCATTAAGCAATAGGTCCAGTGTCAGGTGCACTCTCAACTCAAAAAATTGCAAGGAAACTTTTGTGAAGTATGATGTCGATGCACGAAAGCGATCACCTGTAATTCCCAGTGGTAATAAAGAGGTGGTTGTGGGAAGGAATTTGAACAGCCCTGATCATATCTTGAAGACAGAAGATGCAGACAGCAAGACACGTGATATTACAGGCCAAAGCAGTGCTAGCTCTATGGTTCCAGTTTCTGCTAAGGCTGATGTCTTTGCACGCATTCAAAGTCCACTGGGTCATATCATGAACGCAGAGGATGCAGACAGCAAGAGACATGATATTAGAGGCCAAGGCAGTCCTAACTCTAGTTTGTTGGCAGTTTCTGCTAAGGTGGATGGCCTCTCACCCATTCAAACTTCACTTGGCCTCAGTCAAAAGAGAGATAATTCTGTAGTAAGGAACAACAATAGCCCGAATCTGCAGGAAGCTGAAAGAAAACATGTTGGTGCAAGGACACAGGATTTTGCAAGTGGTGTTCTAGGCACTCCAAGCTCAAGCAAAATGACTGCTTTTAGTAATCATCATTTAGATACCTTAAATAAGGCCCCGGGCATTCTAAAGGGCCACACAGATCATGTTTCTGGAAAATCTTCTGCCAGTCAGGATCATATAGATGTTACTAAAGTCCCATTGTCCAGCCCCTTGAGAGGAAATCAGTCTGTGGATGAGCTTGATTCATCAAAAGTTGACAGATGGCAGCGTCACGAGAAGTGTGCACCCTCAGGTATTCATATCACAGCAGCTGGTCGGTCAAATACTGATGACAAGCTCACCGATCATGAGTCCAATCCAAAATCAGGAGGTGATTCCAAATTCAACAGCATCAAGAACACAAGTAACTCTAAAAAGGCCTCTCGGAAGTCTTTGTTACCAGAAGTGCATTCAGTTAACCATATGCAATCACCTAAGAGGGTCGAAGATAGCACACTGCGAGCTGACTCCAATATTTCTTCATTAGAAATGGGACATCAAAAGGTTTTTGAGAATGCTGACGATCAGAGCAAGAAAGGCAATGAAAATATTAAGTGTGTGGATGGACTAAATGGTGCATATGCTCAGAAAAGGAAGATCTTAGTCTCCCCAGCTAGCCTAAATTTGCAAAAGGAAGATCTGGTGTCAGAAACTGGTCCTTTAGATTCTCCATTTGCGAGTTGGCTGAGTGATGCATCTGACGCTGAAGCTAATGCTGTTAATTTTGGAAAGCAGCAATTTAGCTTATCTACAAGCAGACAAAGAAGATCTAGGAAGACCTCTCTCAAGCATGGTGGTCTCATTAATGGAATCAAGCTTCCTGAATCGTCTTCAAGTGATAAGAATGTAAAATCTTCATTGAAAGCAAGAATGTCACTGAAAGCAATGGTAGAAAACAAATGCACCAGGACTCCTTCACCCGCTGTTCAAGATGGAAAGACAAGTTTCTCCTTTCAAAATAAGGATGGGGAAGATACACAAGGTAGTGGTAATGCGGTGAATCAAGATTGCTTGCATGAGATAGGAAATCTTCGCACAAAGGATCAGGCACATGACAAATCTGTACATAATTCAAGTAATTCACATGTCGTTTCCTCTTCTGGAAATGTTGGCACCAAGGTTACTGATCCACTCAAGGTCAATGATTATGAAGAGCCAGTGGTGTCAAATTCTGAACTTGAGAGGGTAGTGTCTGATGCCAATGTGAAAGACAAAGAAGACGCTAAACGATTACAAGACACTTCAAGCAATGTTCAGGGTGAAACCAGTTATTCAAAGAAAGTAGCAACTCCTGAACGAAGGAATGCAGGTGCCAAGAGGCCTCGAAGTGCTAGTATTGAGGCTGAAGGGTCAGCTATTAACAGTGGTAAGAAAGTAGTTACTGAATCCTGGCCTGCTGAAGTGATTCCTCATGAGAATGCTGATCCAGCCTCCAAAAATGGCTGCACCATGGCAAGTGCAGCTGAACTCAAAACAAATCCTTCAAAGAAAGCACTGATTTGTAGAGTGACAGATACTGTTGCAAAGAGGACAAGGAATGCTTGCGCCAAGACAGATGACACACAAGTAGCTTCTAGTTTGGAGTTCAGTAAGGTGATTTCTCAAGAAAATATTGAGGCAAATCCCAAAAAGTTTTTTGACACCGGAAATGCTGATGAACAACAAAGAAATTCACCTAAGAAAATACCCAACACCAGAGTAAGGAATACAGCAGCGAAGAGGTCACGGAAATCTGACATCAACACCAGCAATGAACCGTTAGTTGACAAAACTGGGACAGTGGCAACTGGTTCATTGTTTGATGACTTGTTTCCTTCAGACAATGAAGACTACCCTAAAAAACTTTCTAGTTGTGCAAGTGCTAGTGACTGTGGAACACTTTCCTCCAAGACTGTATCGAATGGCAGAACTAGGAATGCAGTTGCCAAGAGGAAAATGAAAACTGTAGAAGACAAATCAGGCAGCAAGTGTGGCAAAGTTGGTAGTGTCATTGCATCTGTAGCAGAAGCTGTTTCATCAAAGAGAACTGAAGAGATTTCATGCAATAGCAACAAAATAACCACTGATCAGGACTCTGACAAATCCAATAAGGATGTGATAAAAGATGCATCCGGATTGTTTTGTCAAGATTCTGGTACGGTAGACAAGCAAGGAGGATCATACAATTTTAACTTGAGAAGCAGCAAAAGAAATAAAGCTCTTACTTCGGATCATGAAAAGGAGAACAGACTAGACCATAGTAATCTCAACTCTATATCAAATAGAACTAGCAGTTTGCAGTCCAAATTTGATGCAAAATCAATTGAGAAAAGCACACGAGTGCTCAGTGACAGTGAGCACCAAGGGGTAAAAGTAAGTGAATCTGGAACCTTGATCGTGAGTGAACCTGCATTATTTATTTTAAGTGGAAATCGTGAGCAGAGAAGGGATTGTCGCTCAATTCTTAGACGGCTGAAGGGACGAGTTTGTAGGGATTCACATCATTGGTCATACCAAGCAACACATTTCATTGCCCCAGATCCTCTCAGGAGAACCGAGAAGTTTtttgcagcagctgcagcaggcaG GTGGATACTCAAGAAAGAGTACTTGACTTCGTGCACTGAGGCTGGCAAGTTTGTGGATGAAGAACCATTTGAATGGTTTGGTTCGGGCCTTAATGATGGAGAAACAATCAGCCTTGATGCTCCTAGAAAATGGCGAAATATAAGGCAGCAGATGGGCCATGGTGCCTTCTATGGAATGCAGATTGTTGTCTATGGACAGCTCATACTACCAACGCTG GATACAGTGAAGCGCGCGGTAAAAGCTGGTGATGGCACCATTTTAGCAACATCGCCGCCATACAGTCGATTCCTTGACTCCGGGTTTGATTTCGCTGTAGTATCAGCGAGCTTACCAAGAGCAGACGCATGGGTTCAGGAATTCATCAGGCATGGTATTCCCTGTGTCAGTGCTGATTATCTGGTTGATTACGTCTGCAAGCCTGGCCACCCCCTCGACCGACATGTTCTCTTCAAGACAAACGATCTGGCCAACAAGTCCCTTGAGAAACTCATGAAGAACCAGCAAGAGATGGCCACGGATATGGAACAGTCGGAAGATGAAGAGGACGATCCGGAGGACCTGAGCTGCTCAGCGTGCGGGTGCAAGGACAGAGGAGAAGTGATGTTGATCTGTGGCGACGAGGACGGTGAAACCGGTTGTGGGATCGGTATGCACATCGACTGCTGCGACCCTCCCTTGGACGCTGTACCTGACGATGATTGGTTGTGCCCCAAGTGCGCTGTGCTTAAAGCCAAGAGAAAGCCTACTAGAGGCACTGAACGCAAGGCAAGAGGATCCAGGCGAAGGTGA
- the LOC117838795 gene encoding BRCT domain-containing protein At4g02110 isoform X2: MDSSGTDYDIGDEHLFDGVRFFLVGFESDVESQYRSEMEVRGGADAGSLGNGCTHVVVSNLFYDDPTCVAARAEGKKVVIDQWVEDSLDRGVLADVDRVIYWPVRHSNGIPGAQSLLICLTGYQRNYREYIMKMVSLMGARFSKSLIANVVTHLICYKFEGEKYEVAKKVNIKLVNHQWLEDCLKAWEILPVDDYSKSWELELMEAQANDSEHEAEAAGPRSLSNRSSVRCTLNSKNCKETFVKYDVDARKRSPVIPSGNKEVVVGRNLNSPDHILKTEDADSKTRDITGQSSASSMVPVSAKADVFARIQSPLGHIMNAEDADSKRHDIRGQGSPNSSLLAVSAKVDGLSPIQTSLGLSQKRDNSVVRNNNSPNLQEAERKHVGARTQDFASGVLGTPSSSKMTAFSNHHLDTLNKAPGILKGHTDHVSGKSSASQDHIDVTKVPLSSPLRGNQSVDELDSSKVDRWQRHEKCAPSGIHITAAGRSNTDDKLTDHESNPKSGGDSKFNSIKNTSNSKKASRKSLLPEVHSVNHMQSPKRVEDSTLRADSNISSLEMGHQKVFENADDQSKKGNENIKCVDGLNGAYAQKRKILVSPASLNLQKEDLVSETGPLDSPFASWLSDASDAEANAVNFGKQQFSLSTSRQRRSRKTSLKHGGLINGIKLPESSSSDKNVKSSLKARMSLKAMVENKCTRTPSPAVQDGKTSFSFQNKDGEDTQGSGNAVNQDCLHEIGNLRTKDQAHDKSVHNSSNSHVVSSSGNVGTKVTDPLKVNDYEEPVVSNSELERVVSDANVKDKEDAKRLQDTSSNVQGETSYSKKVATPERRNAGAKRPRSASIEAEGSAINSGKKVVTESWPAEVIPHENADPASKNGCTMASAAELKTNPSKKALICRVTDTVAKRTRNACAKTDDTQVASSLEFSKVISQENIEANPKKFFDTGNADEQQRNSPKKIPNTRVRNTAAKRSRKSDINTSNEPLVDKTGTVATGSLFDDLFPSDNEDYPKKLSSCASASDCGTLSSKTVSNGRTRNAVAKRKMKTVEDKSGSKCGKVGSVIASVAEAVSSKRTEEISCNSNKITTDQDSDKSNKDVIKDASGLFCQDSGTVDKQGGSYNFNLRSSKRNKALTSDHEKENRLDHSNLNSISNRTSSLQSKFDAKSIEKSTRVLSDSEHQGVKVSESGTLIVSEPALFILSGNREQRRDCRSILRRLKGRVCRDSHHWSYQATHFIAPDPLRRTEKFFAAAAAGRWILKKEYLTSCTEAGKFVDEEPFEWFGSGLNDGETISLDAPRKWRNIRQQMGHGAFYGMQIVVYGQLILPTLSSCQDTVKRAVKAGDGTILATSPPYSRFLDSGFDFAVVSASLPRADAWVQEFIRHGIPCVSADYLVDYVCKPGHPLDRHVLFKTNDLANKSLEKLMKNQQEMATDMEQSEDEEDDPEDLSCSACGCKDRGEVMLICGDEDGETGCGIGMHIDCCDPPLDAVPDDDWLCPKCAVLKAKRKPTRGTERKARGSRRR, encoded by the exons ATGGATTCCTCCGGCACAGACTACGACATCGGCGACGAGCACCTGTTTGACGGCGTCCGCTTCTTCCTCGTCGGGTTCGAGAGCGACGTCGAGTCCCAG TACCGGTCTGAGATGGaggtgcgcggcggcgccgacgccgggtCATTGGGCAATGGGTGCACGCACGTAGTCGTGTCGAACCTCTTCTAC GATGACCCAACGTGCGTGGCCGCGCGGGCAGAAGGGAAAAAAGTCGTCATCGATCAGTGGGTGGAGGATAGCTTGGATCGCGGGGTGCTTGCTGATGTTGATAGG GTTATCTATTGGCCGGTGAGACATTCGAATGGAATACCTGGTGCACAATCACTGCTCATTTGCTTGACAGGTTACCAAAGAAACTATCGCGAATACATAATG AAAATGGTTTCTTTGATGGGAGCACGATTCTCCAAGTCTTTGATAGCAAATGTTGTGACTCACCTTATTTGCTATAAATTTGAAG GCGAGAAGTATGAGGTTGCGAAAAAGGTGAACATCAAACTTGTGAATCACCAGTGGTTGGAAGACTG CTTAAAGGCATGGGAAATTCTCCCAGTCGATGATTATAGCAAAAG CTGGGAGCTAGAATTAATGGAGGCACAAGCTAATGACTCTGAACATGAAGCAGAAGCTGCAGGTCCAAGGTCATTAAGCAATAGGTCCAGTGTCAGGTGCACTCTCAACTCAAAAAATTGCAAGGAAACTTTTGTGAAGTATGATGTCGATGCACGAAAGCGATCACCTGTAATTCCCAGTGGTAATAAAGAGGTGGTTGTGGGAAGGAATTTGAACAGCCCTGATCATATCTTGAAGACAGAAGATGCAGACAGCAAGACACGTGATATTACAGGCCAAAGCAGTGCTAGCTCTATGGTTCCAGTTTCTGCTAAGGCTGATGTCTTTGCACGCATTCAAAGTCCACTGGGTCATATCATGAACGCAGAGGATGCAGACAGCAAGAGACATGATATTAGAGGCCAAGGCAGTCCTAACTCTAGTTTGTTGGCAGTTTCTGCTAAGGTGGATGGCCTCTCACCCATTCAAACTTCACTTGGCCTCAGTCAAAAGAGAGATAATTCTGTAGTAAGGAACAACAATAGCCCGAATCTGCAGGAAGCTGAAAGAAAACATGTTGGTGCAAGGACACAGGATTTTGCAAGTGGTGTTCTAGGCACTCCAAGCTCAAGCAAAATGACTGCTTTTAGTAATCATCATTTAGATACCTTAAATAAGGCCCCGGGCATTCTAAAGGGCCACACAGATCATGTTTCTGGAAAATCTTCTGCCAGTCAGGATCATATAGATGTTACTAAAGTCCCATTGTCCAGCCCCTTGAGAGGAAATCAGTCTGTGGATGAGCTTGATTCATCAAAAGTTGACAGATGGCAGCGTCACGAGAAGTGTGCACCCTCAGGTATTCATATCACAGCAGCTGGTCGGTCAAATACTGATGACAAGCTCACCGATCATGAGTCCAATCCAAAATCAGGAGGTGATTCCAAATTCAACAGCATCAAGAACACAAGTAACTCTAAAAAGGCCTCTCGGAAGTCTTTGTTACCAGAAGTGCATTCAGTTAACCATATGCAATCACCTAAGAGGGTCGAAGATAGCACACTGCGAGCTGACTCCAATATTTCTTCATTAGAAATGGGACATCAAAAGGTTTTTGAGAATGCTGACGATCAGAGCAAGAAAGGCAATGAAAATATTAAGTGTGTGGATGGACTAAATGGTGCATATGCTCAGAAAAGGAAGATCTTAGTCTCCCCAGCTAGCCTAAATTTGCAAAAGGAAGATCTGGTGTCAGAAACTGGTCCTTTAGATTCTCCATTTGCGAGTTGGCTGAGTGATGCATCTGACGCTGAAGCTAATGCTGTTAATTTTGGAAAGCAGCAATTTAGCTTATCTACAAGCAGACAAAGAAGATCTAGGAAGACCTCTCTCAAGCATGGTGGTCTCATTAATGGAATCAAGCTTCCTGAATCGTCTTCAAGTGATAAGAATGTAAAATCTTCATTGAAAGCAAGAATGTCACTGAAAGCAATGGTAGAAAACAAATGCACCAGGACTCCTTCACCCGCTGTTCAAGATGGAAAGACAAGTTTCTCCTTTCAAAATAAGGATGGGGAAGATACACAAGGTAGTGGTAATGCGGTGAATCAAGATTGCTTGCATGAGATAGGAAATCTTCGCACAAAGGATCAGGCACATGACAAATCTGTACATAATTCAAGTAATTCACATGTCGTTTCCTCTTCTGGAAATGTTGGCACCAAGGTTACTGATCCACTCAAGGTCAATGATTATGAAGAGCCAGTGGTGTCAAATTCTGAACTTGAGAGGGTAGTGTCTGATGCCAATGTGAAAGACAAAGAAGACGCTAAACGATTACAAGACACTTCAAGCAATGTTCAGGGTGAAACCAGTTATTCAAAGAAAGTAGCAACTCCTGAACGAAGGAATGCAGGTGCCAAGAGGCCTCGAAGTGCTAGTATTGAGGCTGAAGGGTCAGCTATTAACAGTGGTAAGAAAGTAGTTACTGAATCCTGGCCTGCTGAAGTGATTCCTCATGAGAATGCTGATCCAGCCTCCAAAAATGGCTGCACCATGGCAAGTGCAGCTGAACTCAAAACAAATCCTTCAAAGAAAGCACTGATTTGTAGAGTGACAGATACTGTTGCAAAGAGGACAAGGAATGCTTGCGCCAAGACAGATGACACACAAGTAGCTTCTAGTTTGGAGTTCAGTAAGGTGATTTCTCAAGAAAATATTGAGGCAAATCCCAAAAAGTTTTTTGACACCGGAAATGCTGATGAACAACAAAGAAATTCACCTAAGAAAATACCCAACACCAGAGTAAGGAATACAGCAGCGAAGAGGTCACGGAAATCTGACATCAACACCAGCAATGAACCGTTAGTTGACAAAACTGGGACAGTGGCAACTGGTTCATTGTTTGATGACTTGTTTCCTTCAGACAATGAAGACTACCCTAAAAAACTTTCTAGTTGTGCAAGTGCTAGTGACTGTGGAACACTTTCCTCCAAGACTGTATCGAATGGCAGAACTAGGAATGCAGTTGCCAAGAGGAAAATGAAAACTGTAGAAGACAAATCAGGCAGCAAGTGTGGCAAAGTTGGTAGTGTCATTGCATCTGTAGCAGAAGCTGTTTCATCAAAGAGAACTGAAGAGATTTCATGCAATAGCAACAAAATAACCACTGATCAGGACTCTGACAAATCCAATAAGGATGTGATAAAAGATGCATCCGGATTGTTTTGTCAAGATTCTGGTACGGTAGACAAGCAAGGAGGATCATACAATTTTAACTTGAGAAGCAGCAAAAGAAATAAAGCTCTTACTTCGGATCATGAAAAGGAGAACAGACTAGACCATAGTAATCTCAACTCTATATCAAATAGAACTAGCAGTTTGCAGTCCAAATTTGATGCAAAATCAATTGAGAAAAGCACACGAGTGCTCAGTGACAGTGAGCACCAAGGGGTAAAAGTAAGTGAATCTGGAACCTTGATCGTGAGTGAACCTGCATTATTTATTTTAAGTGGAAATCGTGAGCAGAGAAGGGATTGTCGCTCAATTCTTAGACGGCTGAAGGGACGAGTTTGTAGGGATTCACATCATTGGTCATACCAAGCAACACATTTCATTGCCCCAGATCCTCTCAGGAGAACCGAGAAGTTTtttgcagcagctgcagcaggcaG GTGGATACTCAAGAAAGAGTACTTGACTTCGTGCACTGAGGCTGGCAAGTTTGTGGATGAAGAACCATTTGAATGGTTTGGTTCGGGCCTTAATGATGGAGAAACAATCAGCCTTGATGCTCCTAGAAAATGGCGAAATATAAGGCAGCAGATGGGCCATGGTGCCTTCTATGGAATGCAGATTGTTGTCTATGGACAGCTCATACTACCAACGCTG AGTTCTTGCCAGGATACAGTGAAGCGCGCGGTAAAAGCTGGTGATGGCACCATTTTAGCAACATCGCCGCCATACAGTCGATTCCTTGACTCCGGGTTTGATTTCGCTGTAGTATCAGCGAGCTTACCAAGAGCAGACGCATGGGTTCAGGAATTCATCAGGCATGGTATTCCCTGTGTCAGTGCTGATTATCTGGTTGATTACGTCTGCAAGCCTGGCCACCCCCTCGACCGACATGTTCTCTTCAAGACAAACGATCTGGCCAACAAGTCCCTTGAGAAACTCATGAAGAACCAGCAAGAGATGGCCACGGATATGGAACAGTCGGAAGATGAAGAGGACGATCCGGAGGACCTGAGCTGCTCAGCGTGCGGGTGCAAGGACAGAGGAGAAGTGATGTTGATCTGTGGCGACGAGGACGGTGAAACCGGTTGTGGGATCGGTATGCACATCGACTGCTGCGACCCTCCCTTGGACGCTGTACCTGACGATGATTGGTTGTGCCCCAAGTGCGCTGTGCTTAAAGCCAAGAGAAAGCCTACTAGAGGCACTGAACGCAAGGCAAGAGGATCCAGGCGAAGGTGA